The Vibrio penaeicida sequence TTGATGGGTTAGCCAATATTGAAGAAACTCGATGCGAAGCGGTAGAGGGATCGGCGCGATTGATTCTTAAGCTGAATGAAAAGGCGGATATCGGCCGAATGCTGGTGGATGTTCAAACCCAGATCAATTCGATTAATGATTTCCCTGATGAGATTGAATCACCTGTTGTAAGGGAAATGGATTGGAATGAGCCTGTTGTGGATGTTGCTATTACAGCCAACACCACTTGGCCAGAGCTTAAAGCCTATGCCGAGCAGCTCAAACGTATCTTGAAGCTTGATTATGGCGTTTCGTTGGTGGATGTAAGTGGTTTCTCTGATCACCAATACCGAGTGGAACTAGATACCATCGCAATACGACAATTAGGGTTAAGCGTTGGTGATATTGCAGAGCAAATTGGCAGACAGAACGTCAAGCTTCCTAGTGGGAATATAGAAACACCAGATAAAAACTTCCTTATCCGTTTTGACGAGCGGAGCATCACACCTAACGAACTGAGCCAGATTGTCGTTGGTTCGGCACCTAATGGTAGTGTTATCAGGCTAGCTGACATCGCATCAATCACCGACAGATTTGAACTAGATGAACAAAAAGTGTTGTTTGATGGTCAACCGTCTGCCGTTCTGAAAATCAGTAAAAATAAAGAAGATGATGCATTAAGAATTAAAGATCAGGTTGCTGAGTTTGTTGAAGCGCAGCGAGCGATTGCCCCCGATGGCGTAACGCTGGAATTAACCAACGATCTCTCTTCTGTTTTGTGGGATCGACTCAGCATGATGCTCTCCAATGGATGGCAAGGGATCGTGTTGGTGTTTGCAACAATGTGGCTGTTCTTTAGTTTTCGCTACTCATTTTGGGTGGCTGCGGGGTTGCCTGTTGCCTTCTTGGGCGGCATGTTCTTAATGGCAAACCTAGGGCTTTCAATTAACATCATGTCTCTCGTTGGGCTGTTGATGGCGATTGGTATCATGATGGATGACGCCATCGTAATAGCAGAATCCATCGCTTCACATCTGGATCGTGGGCAAAGTGTTGATGAAGCCGTGTATAACGGTGTACGTAAAGTCTTTCCTGGTGTGTTGTCCTCTTTTCTAACGACGATCTGCATCTTTGGTAGCTTACTGTTTCTTGAGGGAGAAATGGGTGCAGTGCTCCGTGCGGTGCCTCAAGTACTCATCTTGGTTTTGTGTTTAAGCCTTGTCGAAGCATTCTTGATTCTGCCAAATCATTTGTCCCATTCGTTACACAAGCAAAAAAATGATCGCCCACCCTTAAAATTCAAGCGAGTACTGCTTGAACGTTTTGAGAGTTTCCGTAACAACCAATTGGTATCTGCAGTGACCAAAGTGGTGGAGTGGCGCTATGCCTTTTTAGGAGGAGTATTGGCGACGCTGTTGGCGTCAGTTGCCATGTTGGCTGGTGGTGTAGTGAAGTTTGTGCCGTTTCCTGATTTAGATGGTGACATTGCAGAGGCACGCATCATTCTTCCCCCTGGAGCGTCATTAAGCCAAACAGAGGCAGTCGTTGATCATATCGTACTCGCGGCAGAAAAATTGAACCGAGATTGGAGCGAACGGGTTGAAGGTGGAAGAACTTTAGTTCAGCACGTTACCAGTAGTTACAACGTCAATGCCGATGCAGACGAAGCTGGTCCGCACTTGGCTACGGTACGGCTAGACCTTCTAGGGGCGGAGTCACGCAATACTCTGATTGATGAGTTTGTTGATGCATGGCGCAATGAAGTGGGAGAGCTTGCCCAGCCTGTGTCACTGGTGTTCAAACAACCTACGATGGGACCTGGCGGTCGGGCAATTGAAATTCGTGCCAAACATGATGACCTGTCGGCACTAAAATCGGCATCGATTGAAATGCAAAGCTATCTCAATGAGTTTGATGGCGTGCATGGTGTGTTGGATGATATGAGACTCGGCAAAGAAGAAATACTAGTGAAACTGCGTCAGGGAGCGGAAACCTTTGGGGTTAACGGGCAAATGATAGCGGGTCAATTGCGTTCTGCTTTTTTTGGTCAAACTGCCGACGAAATTCAAATTGGTGTAGAAAACATAAAGATCGACGTTCAGCTTGATAAAAAGCAGGCTGGCGATCTGCAGCAGCTCGCGAATTTCCCCATCATAAAGTCGGATGGCTCTCAAATTCCGCTAGGGGCTATCGCCACATTAGATTTCCAACGTAATTATGTACGAATCCAGCGAGTGGATGGTTTGAGAACGATCAGTGTTTACGGTGACGTAGATAATTCAAAAGCCAGTTCATCAGAGATCATTACTCAGTTCCAAAAAGAAGAAGCACCCAAGTTAATGGCGAAGTACCCAGGGCTAAGATTTGACTTCGAAGGTGAGGCAGAAGATGCAGCCAAAACCGGTAGCTCAATTGCAAGTGGGTTCTTACTCGGTCTATTTGGTGTATTCATTATTCTGAGTTACCAGTTCCGCAGTTACATGGAGCCGTTTGTGGTAATGGTGGCGATACCCTTGGCGTTAATTGGGGTCATCTGGGGGCACTTCTTGCTAGGGCATTCTTTAAGTATGCCAAGCATCATGGGTTTTGTTTCATTGGCTGGGATTGTGGTGAATGACTCTATTCTTCTGGTTCAATACATACGTCATCATGTTGATGAAGGGGATTCTGTGTACGAATCGGTGGTAAAAGCCAGTCGGGAGCGTTTTCGAGCAGTATTCTTGACGTCCATTACCACCGCAGCAGGGCTATTACCGTTACTGACAGAAACGAGCCTTCAAGCACAAGTGATACAACCACTGGTAATTTCCATTGTATTTGGCATATTTGCCTCTACACTATTGGTGCTGTTTATGATTCCTGCTGCGTATGCAGTACTAGCGGATTTTGGGTTGGTACGTAAGCACCAAGAAATCCACTAACAAAAGAATCATAAAGTATTCATGCAAAAGCAATAAGGGGGAAAGAATCCCCCTTTCGTCGTGATTTGACTCTAAAAATAATAATTTTGATGTTTGTTACACTTGAATATCAATAGTATGTAAATACACCATATGCATATGTTACGATGGCTTATCTAAATGCATATCAAATCAGTTGCTCATTGGTTTTACAACAATTCTTCGCTTGGCTGGCAAAGGACGAAAAGCATGAGTGTTGATCCCAAGAGATGCGTATTGAAGCAAGTAACACTTAGCTTGCCGAACAGAAAATATAAGGACCCAATATCAATGTCATGGCAGAAACGCAAAATTCAATTACGCCCACTTTCCATTAAAAGTCTTATCGGGTGTGCAGGATTGATCCTGCTGACAGGATGTCAAAGTACCGGAACAGATTCGAATGCAGCTTCTGCTAACAAAGTGTCTGGTAGTACAAGTTCAGGTTTGGTTAGTACGCAGCTAGACGAGTTTTTTGGTCAGGAAGCGCGAGATCAGTTCTTAAAGCAATCCATTGAAGCACTGGAATCTCAAAATACCAGTGAGTGGCAAGGCATTGATTCGTCCAATAGCGCAAAGTGGCTTATAAAAGTAGCTACTCCAGAAGTGCAATCCATTGAAGTTCACTACCCAGTAGAAGAAGCGGTAGATACCGAGCAAACTTTAACGTTTGTTGGTTTGACACACGAAACGACTACAGCACTAAATTTAAGAACGAGTCCGAGACAATCCAGCCAAAAAATTGGTCAGCTACAAAAAGGTGAAGCCTTCAATGTGCTTGCTCAGGCAAGCGGAAAACCTTGGGTTTTGGTTGAGCAAGAAGGTGATGTTCGCGGATACGTACATCATGACTACATTAAGCCAGCAGGTCCAAAGCAAGATTTAATTGTTTCTAAAGTTGGGATCCAAAAACACTTAGAGACAGAAAAAGAAACATCTGTGTTAGCCGGCAGCTACGTATGTCGAGATTTGCAATACTCTTTCTCTCGCGATGAGAAAGTACAGTTTGGCGAATTTACAGCGTGCCAAAAGCAGCAAGGCTCTTGGTATATTGAAGAAGGCAGTGCCCGAATTGTCAAAGCATCAAACTAAGTTGGTGTGACTTGCTAACTAAGGGGGAAGCGCTCGTTTCCCCTATCAAACTCTTCCCTTTCTAATTGTCATCGAAATACAAACATCTCGTCACTTAGCTGTCACCTGTTTCACCTAATTTCTAATCAGGAAATAGGAAAAGAGGGAGTGGGCTATGCGTGCGATCGAACCCATTGCCAGATTCGATCTGGCATTTTCAAGCTTTTGCTTACAACATCGGTTTAACTTACAAGTAGCAAGAATCAGCAAAGCAGTCTCTCGGAGTGGCGATGGGCATTTCTATGCCGTACTTGGCATTGTGCTTTGGCTGTTCGATTCAATGTCAGGAGGGGAGTTTCTTTCCGCAGGATTGATGGCATTTGCAATTGAGCTTCCCATTTATTGGGTATTAAAAAATAGCTTTAAGCGACGACGCCCTCAAGAGTTAAGTAATCTGCTCACCGCATTTATCACACCTTCTGATCGCTACAGCTTACCATCGGGGCATACCACGGCTGCATTTGTAATGGCGACTATGATAGGGGAGTTCTACCCCAGTTTCTATCTACTAGCCGTTATATGGGCTTCATTTATTGGGCTTTCTCGCATTCTTTTAGGTGTTCATTTTATTACAGACGTGGTTATCGGAGCTGGGCTTGGTCTTGTATGTGCTAAAGCCGCGCTACTGGTTTTGAGTTAGAGGATACGTTGGATCATGAAAATTCTTTACGGTGTTCAAGGTACGGGGAACGGCCATATTGCGAGAGCAAGAGCGATGGCAAAAGCATTCGAAGAACAGAATATCGATGTGGACTTTCTGTTTTCTGGGCGAGATAAAGACAAATATTTTTCCATGGAATCTTTTGGTGATTATCAAACCAGAAACGGGATGAGCTTTATCACCAGTAATGGAAAAATTAATCTTACGCAAACCATACTTCAAAACAGTTTACTCAACATAAAGAAAGAAATTGATGAGTTAGACCTGGGTGGGTACGACGTAGTGATCAATGATTTTGAACCCGTATCGGCTTGGGCTGCCAAAAGGCAAAATGTGCCTTGTATTGGGCTTAGCCACCAAAACGCGTTCCGTTATCAGGTACCCATTAAGGATTCTCGTTGGTTTGATCACTGGATAATCCACTATTTTGCGCCAACAAGTATTCCTATCGGGCTGCACTGGTATCATTTTGATCAACAAATTTTACCTCCTATTGTTCATACAACTTCAGGCTTATCTGAAGACGTCGGTGCATCCATATTGGTATACCTGCCATTTGAATCCTTAGGTGATATTCAAGAATTACTTGATAGATTTGGTCATCAGCACTTTGATTGTTATCACCCAGGCGTTGAGCAAGTCCATGTGTTGGAAAACATCACTTTTCATCCTCTTTCTCATGAGAGGTTTCAAAGTAGCTTGAAATCGTGTTCCGGAGTGATCGCTAATGGTGGTTTTGAGTTACCTTCAGAAGCGCTAACACTAGGGAAAAAACTGTTACTAAAACCGCTAAAAGGTCAATTTGAACAGCAAAGTAACGTTGCCACCTTAGAGCACTTAGGGCTGGCGTCGGCGATGGACTACCTTGACCCTACCGCTGTGCGTAA is a genomic window containing:
- a CDS encoding efflux RND transporter permease subunit: MIRFFARHPTAANLLMLGLLIIGITSLPKLKRETFPEFSPPFIMAGVVYPGASPQEVEESLCVRMEDAVDGLANIEETRCEAVEGSARLILKLNEKADIGRMLVDVQTQINSINDFPDEIESPVVREMDWNEPVVDVAITANTTWPELKAYAEQLKRILKLDYGVSLVDVSGFSDHQYRVELDTIAIRQLGLSVGDIAEQIGRQNVKLPSGNIETPDKNFLIRFDERSITPNELSQIVVGSAPNGSVIRLADIASITDRFELDEQKVLFDGQPSAVLKISKNKEDDALRIKDQVAEFVEAQRAIAPDGVTLELTNDLSSVLWDRLSMMLSNGWQGIVLVFATMWLFFSFRYSFWVAAGLPVAFLGGMFLMANLGLSINIMSLVGLLMAIGIMMDDAIVIAESIASHLDRGQSVDEAVYNGVRKVFPGVLSSFLTTICIFGSLLFLEGEMGAVLRAVPQVLILVLCLSLVEAFLILPNHLSHSLHKQKNDRPPLKFKRVLLERFESFRNNQLVSAVTKVVEWRYAFLGGVLATLLASVAMLAGGVVKFVPFPDLDGDIAEARIILPPGASLSQTEAVVDHIVLAAEKLNRDWSERVEGGRTLVQHVTSSYNVNADADEAGPHLATVRLDLLGAESRNTLIDEFVDAWRNEVGELAQPVSLVFKQPTMGPGGRAIEIRAKHDDLSALKSASIEMQSYLNEFDGVHGVLDDMRLGKEEILVKLRQGAETFGVNGQMIAGQLRSAFFGQTADEIQIGVENIKIDVQLDKKQAGDLQQLANFPIIKSDGSQIPLGAIATLDFQRNYVRIQRVDGLRTISVYGDVDNSKASSSEIITQFQKEEAPKLMAKYPGLRFDFEGEAEDAAKTGSSIASGFLLGLFGVFIILSYQFRSYMEPFVVMVAIPLALIGVIWGHFLLGHSLSMPSIMGFVSLAGIVVNDSILLVQYIRHHVDEGDSVYESVVKASRERFRAVFLTSITTAAGLLPLLTETSLQAQVIQPLVISIVFGIFASTLLVLFMIPAAYAVLADFGLVRKHQEIH
- a CDS encoding SH3 domain-containing protein — protein: MSWQKRKIQLRPLSIKSLIGCAGLILLTGCQSTGTDSNAASANKVSGSTSSGLVSTQLDEFFGQEARDQFLKQSIEALESQNTSEWQGIDSSNSAKWLIKVATPEVQSIEVHYPVEEAVDTEQTLTFVGLTHETTTALNLRTSPRQSSQKIGQLQKGEAFNVLAQASGKPWVLVEQEGDVRGYVHHDYIKPAGPKQDLIVSKVGIQKHLETEKETSVLAGSYVCRDLQYSFSRDEKVQFGEFTACQKQQGSWYIEEGSARIVKASN
- a CDS encoding phosphatase PAP2 family protein, which encodes MRAIEPIARFDLAFSSFCLQHRFNLQVARISKAVSRSGDGHFYAVLGIVLWLFDSMSGGEFLSAGLMAFAIELPIYWVLKNSFKRRRPQELSNLLTAFITPSDRYSLPSGHTTAAFVMATMIGEFYPSFYLLAVIWASFIGLSRILLGVHFITDVVIGAGLGLVCAKAALLVLS
- a CDS encoding MJ1255/VC2487 family glycosyltransferase — translated: MKILYGVQGTGNGHIARARAMAKAFEEQNIDVDFLFSGRDKDKYFSMESFGDYQTRNGMSFITSNGKINLTQTILQNSLLNIKKEIDELDLGGYDVVINDFEPVSAWAAKRQNVPCIGLSHQNAFRYQVPIKDSRWFDHWIIHYFAPTSIPIGLHWYHFDQQILPPIVHTTSGLSEDVGASILVYLPFESLGDIQELLDRFGHQHFDCYHPGVEQVHVLENITFHPLSHERFQSSLKSCSGVIANGGFELPSEALTLGKKLLLKPLKGQFEQQSNVATLEHLGLASAMDYLDPTAVRNWLDEQSAEKVIYPDVAASIVNWIMQGRWDCVQELWSLLWDQVDYPSYATIQG